DNA sequence from the Catenulispora sp. GP43 genome:
ACGAGCTCCTGGACGCCTCCAACGGCCTGGGTGCCTCGGTCAAGCGCCGCGAGGACACGCACAAGATGGCGGACGCGAACAAGGCGTTCGCGCACTACCGCTGGTAACCCCGGTAGCCGAGACCGCAGAAAGTAGCTGAGCGAAATGGCCCCCAACGCCGTTGACCTGGCCAAGGTCCGCAACATCGGGATCATGGCCCACATCGACGCGGGCAAGACCACGACGACCGAGCGCATCCTGTACTACACGGGTATGAGCTACAAGATCGGCGAGGTCCACGACGGCGCTGCCACCACCGACTGGATGGAGCAGGAGCAGGAGCGTGGCATCACGATCACGTCCGCTGCTGTGACCTGTCACTGGTCGGTGGACAACGTCGACAACACCATCAACATCATCGACACGCCCGGGCACGTGGACTTCACCGTCGAGGTGGAGCGTTCGCTGCGTGTTCTCGACGGCGCGGTCGCGGTGTTCGACGGTGTCGCCGGCGTGGAGCCGCAGTCCGAGACGGTCTGGCGGCAGGCCGACCGTTACGGCGTCCCGCGCATTTGCTTCATCAACAAGCTGGACCGCACCGGTGCGGAGTTCCACCGCTGCGTCGACATGATCGTCACCCGTCTGCAGGCCACCCCGCTGGTCATGCAGCTGCCGATCGGTGCCGAGGCGGACTTCAAGGGCGTCATCGACCTGGTGAAGATGAAGGCCCTGGTGTGGAGCGCCGAGACCAAGCTGGGCGAGGCCTACGACGAGGTCGACATCCCGGACACCCACACCGAGGCCGCCGACGAGTGGCGCGGGCGTCTGCTGGAGACCATCGCCGAGGCCGACGACGAGATGATGGAGCTGTACCTGGAGGGCCAGGAGCCCACCACGGAGCAGCTGTACGCGGCCATCCGCCGCGCCACTCTGGCCGCCAAGCTGAACCCGGTGTTCTGCGGGACCGCGTTCAAGAACAAGGGCGTGCAGCCCCTGCTCGACGCGATCGTGCGCTACCTGCCCTCGCCGCTGGACGTGGAGGCCATCGACGGCCACAAGGTCGGCGACGAGGAGACGGTGCTGCACCGCAAGCCCTCCGACGACGAGCCGATGTCGGCGCTGGCGTTCAAGATCATGAGCGACCCGCACCTGGGCAAGCTCACGTTCGTGCGGGTCTACTCCGGCAAGCTGGAGTCCGGCGGCACGTACCTGAACTCGGTCAAGGGGCGCAAGGAGCGCATCGGCAAGATCTACCGCATGCACGCGAACAAGCGTGAGGAGATCGAGTCGGTGGGCGCCGGCGACATCATCGCCGTCATGGGTCTGAAGGACACCACGACCGGCGAGACGCTGTCGGACACCGCGAACCCGATCATCCTGGAGTCGATGACCTTCCCGGCCCCGGTGATCCACGTCGCGATCGAGCCGAAGACGAAGTCCGACCAGGAGAAGCTGGGCGTCGCGATCCAGCGCCTGGCCGAGGAGGACCCGTCCTTCCAGGTTCGCACCGACGAGGAGACCGGCCAGACCGTCATCTCCGGCATGGGCGAGCTCCACCTGGAGATCCTGGTGGACCGCATGCGCCGCGAGTTCAAGGTCGAGGCGAACGTCGGCAAGCCCCAGGTGGCCTACCGCGAGACCATCCGTCGCGCGGTGCCGAAGGTCGAGTACACGCACAAGAAGCAGACCGGTGGTTCGGGCCAGTACGCCTCCGTCATCATCTCGCTCGAGCCGCTTGCGGACGGCGAGCCGGGTGCCGAGGGCTACGAGTTCGTCAACGCCGTCAGCGGCGGGCGGATCCCGAAGGAGTACATCCCCTCGGTCGACGCCGGCTGCCAGGACGCGATGGAGTTCGGCGTGCTCGCCGGCTTCCCGCTGACCGGCGTGAAGGTGACGCTGCTGGACGGCAAGTACCACGAGGTCGACTCCTCCGAGATGGCCTTCAAGGTCGCCGGTTCGATGGCGTTCAAGGAAGCGGCCCGCAAGGCCGACCCGGCGCTGCTCGAGCCGATGATGGCGGTCGAGGTCACCACGCCCGAGGACTACATGGGCGAAGTGATCGGCGACCTGAACTCCCGCCGTGGCCAGATCCAGGCCATGGAGGAGCGGTTCGGTTCCCGGGTCGTCAAGGCCCTGGTCCCGCTGAGCGAGATGTTCGGCTACGTCGGGGACCTGCGGTCCAAGACGTCCGGCCGGGCCTCGTACAGCATGCAGTTCGACTCCTACGCCGAGGTTCCCCGGAACGTGGCGGAAGAGATCGTCAAGAAGGCGCGCGGCGAGTAGCCCAAGCCGTCGGGAGAGTACCGGTTGATTCCGGTCCCTCCTGAGAATCCGTAGAAACGCCGCCGGCGGAATCCATCCCCGGCGGCACCTCACCAGTCCACAGGAGGACAACGTGGCGAAGGCGAAGTTCGAGCGGAACAAGCCGCACGTCAACATCGGCACCATCGGTCACATCGACCACGGGAAGACGACGCTGACCGCGGCCATCACCAAGGTTCTGCACGACGCTCACCCGGACCTGAACCCCTACACCCCGTTCGACCAGATCGACAAGGCGCCCGAAGAGCGTCAGCGCGGTATCACCATCTCCATCGCGCACGTCGAGTACCAGACCGACGCGCGGCACTACGCGCACGTCGACTGCCCCGGTCACGCGGACTACATCAAGAACATGATCACCGGTGCGGCCCAGATGGACGGCGCCATCCTGGTCGTGGCCGCCACCGACGGCCCGATGCCGCAGACCAAGGAGCACGTGCTCCTGGCCCGCCAGGTCGGCGTGCCCTACATCGTGGTCGCGCTGAACAAGTCGGACATGGTGGACGACGAGGAGATCCTGGAGCTCGTCGAGCTCGAGGTGCGCGAGCTGCTCTCCGAGTACGAGTTCCCGGGCGACGACCTGCCGGTCGTGCGCGTCTCGGCGCTCAAGGCGCTCGAGGGCGACCCGGAGTGGACCGCCAAGCTCCTGGAGCTGATGAAGGCCGTCGACACCGCGATCCCGCAGCCGGAGCGCGAGATCGACAAGCCGTTCCTGATGCCGATCGAGGACGTCTTCACGATCACCGGTCGTGGCACCGTCGTCACCGGTCGCATCGAGCGCGGCATCGTCAAGGTCAACGAGACCGTCGACATCGTCGGCATCCGTGAGACCAAGCAGACGACGACCGTCACCGGCGTCGAGATGTTCCGCAAGCTGCTCGACGAGGGCCAGGCCGGCGAGAACGTCGGTCTGCTGCTCCGCGGCATCAAGCGCGACGACGTCGAGCGCGGCCAGGTCGTGATCAAGCCGGGCACGACCACCCCGCACACCGGCTTCGACGCCCAGGTCTACATCCTGAGCAAGGACGAAGGCGGCCGCCACACCCCGTTCTTCAACAACTACCGTCCGCAGTTCTACTTCCGGACGACCGACGTGACCGGCGTCGTGACCCTCCCCGAGGGCACCGAGATGGTCATGCCGGGCGACAACACCGAGATGGCCGTCGAGCTGATCCAGCCGATCGCCATGGAGGAGGGCCTGCGGTTCGCCATCCGTGAGGGTGGCCGCACCGTCGGTGCCGGTCGTGTGGTGAAGATCACCAAGTAAGGCCTCCGCGGCCTCACGGCCGCTGAGTGGCACTGCGGGAAGGCCCCCGGAGCTTCGAGCTCCGGGGGCCTTCCCGCGTCTACTTTCGAGTGAATTTCCTGCACGGCTCACACCCGGCACCGGTCTCAGGGGAATTAACTAGATGTCATTCCCCGAACTCGGAGGTGGGCGTGAAGTATCCCCCGCAACCCGGCGAGCCCTTCGACGCGTGGCTGGCCCGCGTCCAGCCCCTGCGCCGCCGCGACCTCGCGGCGCGGGTCGGCGACGCCGGCATCAGGCCCCTGACCCGCGAGGAGCTGGCGACCTGGCCGACGCTGTTCGCCTCGGAGCGCGAGCACAAGGCGTTCCTGGCCTGGCTTCGGCAGGAGCGGCAGCGCCATGGCCGATGAGGAGCGCGCTCCTGGCGCCGACGAGCTGATGTCGCGGTGGCTGACGGTGGGGGAGGTGCTGGGCCGGCGCGCCGGCCTGCGGGCCGGTGTGCACCGCGGACTGGAGATGGTTTCCGCCGGCGAGTATCCGCCCGCCGCGGTGCCGGCGGACGAGAATCAGGATTCCGTGCCACGGCTGGTTGCCACTGCCACTGCATCTGCTGCGCTGGTCGATGAGTATCCGCATCCCGCGCCGCGGCTGGTCGCCGTGGCCGGTGCGGCGCCGGCCGCCGGGTATCCCCCGCCCGACCTCGTCGCCGCGGACACGGCCCTGGCCTCCCGCTGGTTCACCGCGGATCCGGCGCCGGGCAAGCTCGCCGGCCGCACCGTGGTCCTGCCCTTCGTCGCGCTGGCTGAGCTGGCGACGTGGCCCGAACGCCTGTTGTGGGGCCACTCGCGGGCCGAGGACCTGAGCCGGTGGACCGATCCCGACCGGGTGCTCGGCGGCGACGACACCGTCTGCCGGATCTGGGCCCGCATCACTGTCGCGGCGCAGCGTGCGGGCCGGGCGCCGTCCTCCGACGAGGCCTGGATCGCCGCCGGCTGCCTGTCCTACGGGCTGCCGCTCGCCACCCTGACCAAGCGGCGGTACCAGTACTTCGCCGACCGGTTCGGCCTCAGGCTGCTCTAGGCCGGAGTCCCGTGCCGGGCTTCCTCACCCGTGGGCCGCCGCCATCAACTTCTCGCATTCCTCCAGCCAGCGCATGTCCACGATCGCGACCACCGGCTCGCCGGTGTCGTCCGTGACGTAGACCGGGTGGCGGGTGACGCGGGCCTCCTCGACCAGGTCGGGGAACAGGGCGCGGGCGTCGTCGAGGGTGTAGGCGGCTTCCATGGCGTGACCGTATGCCGCACCCCGCCGGGAATCGCGGATCGACACGTTTGGCCAAGCGTCTTGAACAAATGTCTTGCACGAATGTCCAAGACGATTGTACAGTCGGGTCATCAACCACGGCAGGGCAGGGAATCCAAGGAGCAGGCCATGAAGAACACCCGCAGCATCCTGATATCCGGCGCCGGCATCGCGGGCCCCGCGCTCGCCTACTGGCTCCACCGGCACGGCTTCGCGGCGACCGTCGTCGAGCGCTCGGCGTTCCTGCGGGACAGCGGCGGCGCCGTCGACTTCCGCGGCGAACAGGTGAAGCTGCTCAAGGCGATGGGCATCTTCGACGCGGTGAAGGCCGCCGAGACCGCGATGGGGGACGAGGTGATCATCGACGGCGCCGGGCAGCCCGTCCTGGCCTTCTCCTCGGCCTTCTTCAGCGGCGAGGTCGAGATCGAGCGCGGCGACCTGGCGCGCATCCTCTACGACGCCACCCGCGACTACACCGACTACGTCTTCGGCGACCGGATCGTCGGCCTGGAGCAGGGCGCCGACGGCGTCCGGGTGACCTTCGCCGGCGGCGCCGTCGCGGACTACGACCTGGTGGTCGGCGCCGACGGTCTGCACTCCGGGGTCCGCCGCCTGGCCTTCGGCCCCGAGGAGCGGTTCCGCAAGGACCTGGGCTGGGCCATAGCCGGCTTCACGGCTCCGAACGACCTGGGCCTGGACCACGAGGGCCGCATCTACAACGTCCCCGGCTGCGGCGTGATGGCCAGCAGCGGCCGGGACCGGGACCGCATCGGCGTCGGCCTCGTCTTCCACGCCCCGGGCCTGGAGTACGACCGGCGCGACACCGCCGCGCAGAAGGAACTGGTCGCCGCGACCTTCGCCGGCGCCGGCTGGGAGACCCCGCGCCTGCTGGAGCACCTGGCGAAGGCCGACGACCTCTACTTCGACACCCTCAGCCAGATCCACATGGACAGCTGGTCGACCGGCCGGGTCGTGCTCCTCGGCGACGCCGCGTGGTGCGCCGGCCCCGGCGGCAGCGGAACCGGCATGGCGATGATGGGCGCGCACGTGCTGGCCGGCGAACTCGCCGCGGCCGGCGCCGACCACACCGCCGCGTTCGCCGCCTACGAGCGGATCCTGCGTCCGGCCGCCAAGACCGGTCAGAGGCAGGGCAAGGGCGCGGGCGGCTTCCTGGCGCCGCTGGACGCCAAGAAGATCGCAAAGCGGGACAAGATCTACAAGATGCTGAGCGGCAAACTGGCCGGCGGCTTCTTCAACTGGCTGACCGCCCGGGCGGCGAATGCGGTGGAGTACAAGGAGTATCCGACGCTGGTCGTGGCTGAAGAGGGTGTGGCGGCGAAGGGTACGGCGGCCGAGGGGATGCGCGTCGCGGCATGAGGCATGTGGGTGCCGGGCCGGTCCTGTCGAATATCGACAGTACCGGCCCGATTCCTGTCGGTGACCAGCGTCGGGGCCCCGGGATCGGCCCGCGCGCGATGTGCCCCATATCACATCTCAAAATGAATGCCTGGTTTCCCCACGCCCCGATTTCCCAAAACCCCCAGGCCTGGGCCATACTGTTGAGGTTGCCTGACCGTCCGCGCCCGATTGTGCCTCCGTTCGAGGGGAAGCAGCGGGTGCGCGGGGGCTCCCGGCCGTCCTCGGCCAGGGCTCCACTGCTGGTAGGGCACGTTCTCGCGGAATCCGGTTCTGCAGGCGAGGCGATGAGCCACGCCTACGGGATCTCCACGGTCCGCCGGGCGACACGCCCGACCGCGTGGACCGGAAGAAGCGGGCAAAGCACGACAGGCTTCGCGGGACACACAGGTTGTGGAACGCGGCAAACCCGGTGGTCAGGTGGGTCCACAACCGCCCCGACCGCCGGTCGCGTTGATGCGAGCACTCTCCGGCACCGATCGGGGAGGGCCGACGCAGACGCCGGACAACAGGTCCAAGAAAGACGAAGGATAAGGAACCAAGCAGCCATGGCGGGACAGAAGATCCGCATCAGGCTCAAGGCCTACGACCACGAGGTGATCGACTCCTCGGCGAAGAAGATCGTCGAGACCGTGATCCGCACTGGTGCGCAGGTCGCCGGCCCGGTGCCGCTGCCGACTGAGAAGAACGTGTACTGCGTCATCCGCTCGCCGCACAAGTACAAGGACTCGCGCGAGCACTTCGAGATGCGCACGCACAAGCGACTCATCGACATCCTCGACCCGACCCCGAAGACGGTTGACTCGCTGATGCGTCTCGACCTCCCCGCGGGCGTCGACATCGAGATCAAGCTCTAGGCGGCCGGCACATGGGAAAGCAGATTAAGGGCGTCCTGGGCGAGAAGCTCGGCATGACCCAGGTCTGGGACGAGAACAACCGGGTCGTCCCGGTGACCGTCGTCAAGGCCGGGCCGTGCGTGGTGACGCAGATCCGCAAGCAGGAGATCGACGGCTACGAGGCCGTGCAGATCGCCTACGGTGCCGTGAAGCCGACCAAGGTGACCAAGCCCGAGGCCGGCCACTTCGCGAAGGCCGGCGTCACGCCGCGCCGCTACACCGTGGAGATCCGGACCACCGACGCCGCCGAGTACGAGCTCGGCCAGGAGATCACCGCCGAGACCTTCACGCAGGGTCAGATCGTCGACGTCTCCGGCACCTCCAAGGGCCACGGCTTCGCCGGTGTCATGAAGCGCCACAACTTCCGGGGCCTCGGCGCGGGCCACGGCGTGCAGCGCAAGCACCGTTCGCCCGGTTCCATCGGCGCCTGCGCGACCCCCGGTCGCGTCTTCAAGGGCGTGCGCATGGCCGGCCGCATGGGCTCCGCGCGCGTGACCGTCCAGAACCTCACCGTCCAGGCCGTGGACGCCGAGAAGGGCCTGATCCTGGTCAAGGGTGCCATCCCCGGCCCCAACGGCGGGCTGGTCCTGGTCAAGACCTCGGTCAAGAAGGGAGCCTGACATGACGCAGGTTGTCTCCGTCGACCTCCCCGGCGAGATCTTCGACGTCCAGACCAACATCCCGCTGATCCACCAGGTCGTGGTGGCCCAGCTGGCCGCGGCCCGCCAGGGCACGCACAAGACCAAGACCCGCGGCGAGGTGTCCGGCGGCGGCAAGAAGCCGTACCGCCAGAAGGGCACCGGCCGGGCCCGTCAGGGTTCGACCCGCGCGCCGCAGTTCGCCGGCGGTGGCGTCGTCCACGGCCCGGTGCCGCGCGACTACGCCCAGCGCACCCCGAAGAAGATGAAGGCCGCCGCCCTGCGCGGTGCCCTGTCCGACCGGGCCCGCGACGGCCGCGTGATCGTGGTGGACGCTCTGGTGGAGGGCTCCACGCCGAACACCAAGTCCGCCGTGGCGCTGCTCAAGGGCGTGACCGAGCACAAGAACGTGCTGGTCGTGCTGCAGCGCACCGACGAGGTCTCCTACAAGAGCCTCCGCAACGTCCCGACCGTGCACCTGATCGACGTCGGCCAGCTGAACACCTACGACGTGCTCGTCAACGACGCCGTCGTGTTCACCCAGGGCGCGTACGACCAGTTCATCGCCGGTCCCGCTAAGGGGAAGTCGGCCACCGCGGTGGCGTCCTCCCTCGAAGTTGAGGGGAGCGACGCGTGAGCAGCAAGTTCGCTGACCGCTCGGTCCTGGCCCGCGACATCATCATCAAGCCGGTGGTGTCGGAGAAGAGCTACGCCCTTCTGGACCAGAACACCTACACGTTCGTCGTCCACCCGGACACGAACAAGATCCAGATCCGCGAGGCCGTCGAGGAGATCTTCGACGTCAAGGTCCTGTCGGTGAACACGATCAACCGCCAGGGCAAGCGCAAGCGCACGCGCTACGGCGTGGGCAAGCGCAAGGACACCAAGCGCGCGATCGTGACCGTGGACCCGAACCCCGGTGGCGGCAAGAAGGGCCGCATCGAGCTGTTTGGAGGGCCGGTTTCCTAATGGGCATCCGTAAGTACAAGCCGACGACCCCGGGCCGTCGCGGCTCCTCGGTCGCCGACTTCGTCGAGATCACCCGGAGCACCCCGGAGAAGTCGCTGGTCGTCCCGGTCCACAGCAAGGGCGGTCGCAACAGCACCGGCCGTGTGACCGTGCGCCACCAGGGCGGCGGCCACAAGCGGGCCTACCGTCTGATCGACTTCCGCCGCAACGACAAGGACGGCGTGCCGGCCAAGGTCGCTCACATCGAGTACGACCCGAACCGCACCGCCC
Encoded proteins:
- the rplC gene encoding 50S ribosomal protein L3, translated to MGKQIKGVLGEKLGMTQVWDENNRVVPVTVVKAGPCVVTQIRKQEIDGYEAVQIAYGAVKPTKVTKPEAGHFAKAGVTPRRYTVEIRTTDAAEYELGQEITAETFTQGQIVDVSGTSKGHGFAGVMKRHNFRGLGAGHGVQRKHRSPGSIGACATPGRVFKGVRMAGRMGSARVTVQNLTVQAVDAEKGLILVKGAIPGPNGGLVLVKTSVKKGA
- a CDS encoding FAD-dependent monooxygenase is translated as MKNTRSILISGAGIAGPALAYWLHRHGFAATVVERSAFLRDSGGAVDFRGEQVKLLKAMGIFDAVKAAETAMGDEVIIDGAGQPVLAFSSAFFSGEVEIERGDLARILYDATRDYTDYVFGDRIVGLEQGADGVRVTFAGGAVADYDLVVGADGLHSGVRRLAFGPEERFRKDLGWAIAGFTAPNDLGLDHEGRIYNVPGCGVMASSGRDRDRIGVGLVFHAPGLEYDRRDTAAQKELVAATFAGAGWETPRLLEHLAKADDLYFDTLSQIHMDSWSTGRVVLLGDAAWCAGPGGSGTGMAMMGAHVLAGELAAAGADHTAAFAAYERILRPAAKTGQRQGKGAGGFLAPLDAKKIAKRDKIYKMLSGKLAGGFFNWLTARAANAVEYKEYPTLVVAEEGVAAKGTAAEGMRVAA
- the tuf gene encoding elongation factor Tu — its product is MAKAKFERNKPHVNIGTIGHIDHGKTTLTAAITKVLHDAHPDLNPYTPFDQIDKAPEERQRGITISIAHVEYQTDARHYAHVDCPGHADYIKNMITGAAQMDGAILVVAATDGPMPQTKEHVLLARQVGVPYIVVALNKSDMVDDEEILELVELEVRELLSEYEFPGDDLPVVRVSALKALEGDPEWTAKLLELMKAVDTAIPQPEREIDKPFLMPIEDVFTITGRGTVVTGRIERGIVKVNETVDIVGIRETKQTTTVTGVEMFRKLLDEGQAGENVGLLLRGIKRDDVERGQVVIKPGTTTPHTGFDAQVYILSKDEGGRHTPFFNNYRPQFYFRTTDVTGVVTLPEGTEMVMPGDNTEMAVELIQPIAMEEGLRFAIREGGRTVGAGRVVKITK
- a CDS encoding type II toxin-antitoxin system prevent-host-death family antitoxin; the encoded protein is MEAAYTLDDARALFPDLVEEARVTRHPVYVTDDTGEPVVAIVDMRWLEECEKLMAAAHG
- the fusA gene encoding elongation factor G yields the protein MAPNAVDLAKVRNIGIMAHIDAGKTTTTERILYYTGMSYKIGEVHDGAATTDWMEQEQERGITITSAAVTCHWSVDNVDNTINIIDTPGHVDFTVEVERSLRVLDGAVAVFDGVAGVEPQSETVWRQADRYGVPRICFINKLDRTGAEFHRCVDMIVTRLQATPLVMQLPIGAEADFKGVIDLVKMKALVWSAETKLGEAYDEVDIPDTHTEAADEWRGRLLETIAEADDEMMELYLEGQEPTTEQLYAAIRRATLAAKLNPVFCGTAFKNKGVQPLLDAIVRYLPSPLDVEAIDGHKVGDEETVLHRKPSDDEPMSALAFKIMSDPHLGKLTFVRVYSGKLESGGTYLNSVKGRKERIGKIYRMHANKREEIESVGAGDIIAVMGLKDTTTGETLSDTANPIILESMTFPAPVIHVAIEPKTKSDQEKLGVAIQRLAEEDPSFQVRTDEETGQTVISGMGELHLEILVDRMRREFKVEANVGKPQVAYRETIRRAVPKVEYTHKKQTGGSGQYASVIISLEPLADGEPGAEGYEFVNAVSGGRIPKEYIPSVDAGCQDAMEFGVLAGFPLTGVKVTLLDGKYHEVDSSEMAFKVAGSMAFKEAARKADPALLEPMMAVEVTTPEDYMGEVIGDLNSRRGQIQAMEERFGSRVVKALVPLSEMFGYVGDLRSKTSGRASYSMQFDSYAEVPRNVAEEIVKKARGE
- the rplD gene encoding 50S ribosomal protein L4, with product MTQVVSVDLPGEIFDVQTNIPLIHQVVVAQLAAARQGTHKTKTRGEVSGGGKKPYRQKGTGRARQGSTRAPQFAGGGVVHGPVPRDYAQRTPKKMKAAALRGALSDRARDGRVIVVDALVEGSTPNTKSAVALLKGVTEHKNVLVVLQRTDEVSYKSLRNVPTVHLIDVGQLNTYDVLVNDAVVFTQGAYDQFIAGPAKGKSATAVASSLEVEGSDA
- the rpsJ gene encoding 30S ribosomal protein S10, whose product is MAGQKIRIRLKAYDHEVIDSSAKKIVETVIRTGAQVAGPVPLPTEKNVYCVIRSPHKYKDSREHFEMRTHKRLIDILDPTPKTVDSLMRLDLPAGVDIEIKL
- the rplW gene encoding 50S ribosomal protein L23, coding for MSSKFADRSVLARDIIIKPVVSEKSYALLDQNTYTFVVHPDTNKIQIREAVEEIFDVKVLSVNTINRQGKRKRTRYGVGKRKDTKRAIVTVDPNPGGGKKGRIELFGGPVS